The Henckelia pumila isolate YLH828 chromosome 2, ASM3356847v2, whole genome shotgun sequence genome includes a window with the following:
- the LOC140881163 gene encoding E3 ubiquitin-protein ligase RHF2A-like, which yields MEEGNNSENHLTSAAAFVEGGIQEAFDDSCSICLEDFCDSDPSTVTSCKHEFHLQCILEWCQRSSECPMCLQPISLKDPSSQELLDAVEHERKLRTNRPRNTSIFHHPTLGDFELQHLPFSASDSELEERIIQHLAASAAMGRARHFARIEGQRSRSSAQGHPHFLVFSAHPNGPSATLVASSANERDGSSTPPVVRITASNSSLLTIGEDSTQLITRPSSAQGSIVGANQHGISSTSRRSPTQTSPSSQERVGSSDFQSFSESLKSRVSSWSMKYKESLTRSTRGWKEKLFTRNSSACCPSTEVPGVVDHRITPASRLMDHLEIREEDRTVVASISSGTVDSSSSNPTEQQIIETSAGLSVNDNSTQAPCAAGSASS from the exons ATGGAAGAGGGAAATAACTCGGAGAATCATTTGACATCAGCTGCAGCTTTTGTGGAGGGTGGAATTCAAGAAGCATTTGATGATTCTTGCAGCATATGCCTTGAAGATTTTTGTGACAGCGATCCTTCAACA GTGACAAGTTGCAAACATGAGTTTCATCTTCAGTGCATTCTCGAATG GTGCCAGAGAAGCTCCGAGTGCCCAATGTGCTTGCAGCCTATCAGCTTGAAGGATCCCAGCAG CCAGGAATTGCTTGATGCTGTGGAGCATGAGAGGAAATTGCGAACAAACCGACCTAGAAATACCTCTATATTTCATCATCCAACCCTAGGAGACTTTGAGTTGCAACAT TTGCCATTTAGTGCAAGTGATTCTGAACTTGAAGAGCGGATTATTCAACACTTAGCTGCTTCTGCTGCTATGGGCAGGGCTCGTCATTTTGCTAGGATTGAAGGTCAGAGGAGTAGGTCATCTGCTCAAGGTCATCCACATTTTTTGGTGTTTTCCGCTCATCCTAACGGGCCTTCTGCCACGTTGGTTGCTTCTTCTGCCAATGAGAGAGATGGTTCTAGTACGCCCCCTGTAGTGAGAATAACTGCCTCAAATTCTTCATTACTTACTATTGGAGAAGATTCTACGCAGCTTATTACACGTCCATCATCTGCCCAAGGATCCATTGTTGGTGCAAATCAACATGGAATATCATCTACCAGTCG GAGATCTCCTACCCAGACTTCCCCGAGTAGCCAAGAGAGAGTTGGATCATCAGATTTCCAGTCATTCTCAGAGTCTCTGAAATCTCGTGTTAGCTCATGGTCAATGAA GTACAAAGAATCTTTAACTAGGAGCACACGAGGATGGAAGGAGAAATTGTTCACTCGCAACAGTTCAGCCTGTTGTCCCAGCACTGAAGTTCCTGGGGTGGTTGACCACAGAATTACTCCTGCATCTCGACTCATGGATCATCTTGAAATACGAGAAGAAGATAGAACCGTCGTGGCTAGTATATCAAGTGGTACAGTTGATAGCTCGAGTTCAAATCCTACCGAACAGCAGATTATAGAGACGAGTGCTGGCCTTTCTGTGAATGACAACAGCACTCAAGCTCCTTGTGCAGCTGGTTCTGCTTCCAGCTAA
- the LOC140884854 gene encoding strigolactones hydrolase CXE15-like, with protein MASPQEVVKESAKDADSTTPPPPHEVDDCRGVLRVYRDGSIWRSNKPSYDVPVYDDGSVLWKDVPFDSTHSLQLRLYKPASPISTKLPIFYYIHGGGFCIGSRTWPNCQNYCFKLASQLQAVIVSPDYRLAPENRLPAAIEDGYAAVKWLQEQASAEEPDEWLAHVADFSRVFISGDSAGGNIAHNLAVRFRAGSAELAPVRVRGYVYLAPFFGGTVLTKFEAEGPKDATLNLEMIDRFWRLSIPVGETTDHPLVNPFGPVSPDLEEMDLDPILVVVGGSDLLKDRAKEYAEKLKKWGKKIEYEEFEGQQHGFFTLHPDSQPSKQLMLRINKFIMEYSA; from the exons ATGGCATCGCCTCAGGAAGTTGTCAAGGAAAGCGCCAAAGACGCCGACTCAACCACCCCTCCGCCGCCGCATGAGGTGGACGACTGCCGCGGCGTCCTCCGAGTGTACCGAGACGGCTCGATTTGGCGCTCGAACAAGCCGAGCTATGACGTACCTGTGTACGATGACGGGTCGGTGCTGTGGAAAGATGTCCCCTTCGACTCCACCCACAGCCTCCAGCTCCGGCTTTACAAGCCGGCTTCTCCGATCTCCACCAAGCTCCCCATCTTCTACTACATTCACGGCGGCGGCTTCTGCATCGGCTCCAGGACGTGGCCCAACTGCCAAAACTACTGTTTCAAGCTGGCCTCCCAACTCCAAGCCGTGATCGTCTCCCCCGACTATCGGCTGGCTCCAGAGAATCGGCTCCCGGCAGCCATCGAGGACGGCTACGCGGCTGTCAAGTGGCTCCAAGAACAGGCCTCGGCCGAGGAGCCGGATGAATGGCTGGCCCACGTGGCAGACTTCAGCCGCGTTTTCATTTCGGGTGACTCGGCTGGCGGGAACATAGCCCATAACCTGGCGGTTCGTTTTCGAGCCGGATCGGCCGAGCTGGCTCCGGTCCGAGTGAGGGGTTATGTGTACTTGGCTCCCTTCTTTGGTGGAACCGTGCTGACAAAGTTTGAAGCTGAGGGCCCAAAAGATGCCACCTTGAATTTAGAGATGATTGACAG GTTTTGGAGGCTATCAATACCAGTAGGAGAGACCACGGATCATCCACTGGTGAACCCATTTGGACCCGTTAGCCCGGATCTTGAAGAAATGGATCTTGACCCGATTCTGGTTGTGGTTGGTGGATCGGACCTACTTAAAGACAGAGCCAAAGAATATGCAGAAAAACTTAAAAAATGGGGAAAAAAGATTGAATATGAGGAGTTTGAAGGGCAACAGCATGGCTTCTTCACTCTCCATCCAGATTCTCAACCTTCCAAACAATTAATGCTgcgaataaataaatttattatggaATATTCTGCCTAG
- the LOC140878584 gene encoding uncharacterized protein yields the protein MPHYAKFMKDVMARKRKLEEFETVKLTKECSAILQKKLPQKLKDPGSFTIPCIIGGATVNRALCNLGASTNLMPLSIYRSLEFGKVKPTTITLQLADRSLTYPRGVVEDVLEGELTPRVGGEAVTFNIYNHEIPR from the exons ATGCCACACTATGCTAAATTCATGAAGGACGTGATGGCGAGAAAGAGAAAACttgaagagtttgaaacagtGAAGTTGACAAAGGAGTGCAGCGCCATCCTGCAAAAGAAACTgccacaaaaattgaaagatccagggagttttactattccttgtattATTGGTGGTGCGACTGTTAATAGAGCATTATGTAATTTAGGTGCAAGTACtaatttaatgcctttgtctATTTACAGGTCTTTGGAGTTTGGCAAGGTGAAACCAACCACGATTACTCTACAGTTGGCTGACCGTTCTCTGACATATCCTCGAGGAGTTGTGGAAGACGTATTG GAGGGTGAATTAACTCCgcgagttggtggtgaagctgtCACTTTCAATATCTATAATCATGAAATACCACGATGA